AGGCCCCAACGTCGCAACGATGGACGGCTCACCCCTCGACGCACCCGGGAACGAACCGGACGACCCGGTCCTCACCGTCGAACGCCTCTCGGTCGCGTACGGGAGCGCCGAGGTGCTCGACCGACTGGATCTGGCCGTCGAGCGCGGCGAGCGACTGGCGGTCGTCGGCGAGGGCGCGAGCGGGAAGACGACGCTGGCGCAGGCGCTTGTCGACGGGATCTCGGCCCCCGCGCAGGTCTCGGGGTCGGTCAGCTACCGCCCCAGTGGCGGCGACCCCGTCTCGGTCTTCGACCTCGCCGACGACGAGCGCGAACGGTTCCGCCGCGAGGCGGTCACGGTCGTCACCGGCGATGGCGACGGGTTCGACGCCACCTCCACGCTCCGCGGACAGTTCCGCCCGGTGCTCCGTGCGACTGGAACGGACGAAGCGCGGGCGGAGCGACTGCTCTCGGCGCTCGGCCTCGACCCGGACCGCGTGCTCGACGCGCGGTCACGGGAACTGAACGCCGCCACACTGGCGCTGGCGGCCCTCGCCCGTGCGGCGCTGGCCGCCCCCGCAGTGCTGGTCGTCGACGACTGTCGGGCCGCGATCGGCCACCTCGCTCGCGGCGACCGCCTCGACAGGTTCGAATCGGTCGCCGCGGCCGACACCGACGCCGACGGAACCGAGGGGGTCGCCCCCGGACCCCTTCCGACGATCGTCGCCCTCGGGACCGAGCTACCTGCGCTGGCCGCGCTCGCGGACCGACTCGCGGTCCTGCACGACGGGCACGTGGTCGAGGTCGGGCCGACCGAGCGGCTGCTCGACGAGCCGAGTCATCCGCACACGCGACGGCTGGTCGAGTTCTACGGCGGGTCGCCGTAGCGGTCTCTCGGGTCGCCGCGGCGGTATCGGAGCCACCGGAGCGGTCGGTGGCGACCCCACCGGGAGTCGTAACCGAATTAACTACCTCGGTCGATACTCGTGGCAGATGCGCAGAACCGTCCTCTCTACCCTGTTGGTCGCGCTCCTGCTGGTGGTCCCGGTCGCCGGCGCCACCGGCGGCGTCGCGGCCGTCGGCGACCGCTCCGGCGCGGGCGCGACGCCCGGTATCGGTATCGGGGCGACTGGCTTCCAGGGAGCGTCGAACCCCTGTGTCGGCACGATCGAACGAACGCCCGACCGGACGACCCTGTTCTCGATCCAGGGCGCCCGCGGCGGCGGCAAGACCTCGGCGATGGTCGTCGGCGCCCGGCCGAACGGCTCGATCGTCGGCGTCCACAACGACACGGCGGCCGGCCGCTGGTGGAGCTACGATATCGACGTGCTCGACAACGGCAACGTCCTGCAGGCGACGACCGACAACCGCGACACGCTGATCGAGGAGATCGACCCCGAGACGGGCGAGCACGTCTCGGAACGCCGCTTCGAGAACGTCTACGACACCCACGACGTGGACCTGATCAACGGCGACGAACTGCTCATGAACGACATGAGCCAGGACGGCGAGGACCGCGTGTTGATCTACAACCTCACCCGGGAGGCGGTCACCTGGGAGTACTACTTCGCCAACTACAGCGAGCACTATCCGAAGTCTGGCGGCGGCGAGTTCGGCGAAGACTGGACCCACAACAACGACGTCGAGCAGATCCGCGACGGCGTCGTCATGGTCTCGGTCCGCAACTTCGACACGGTGGTCGCCATCGACCGCGACACGAAGGAACTCGTCTGGCAACTCGGAGCGGACGACGACACGTCGATCCTCCACGAGCAGCACAATCCCGACTTTATCGCCAGTGAGGACGGGTCGGCGACCGTTATCGTCGCCGACAGCCTCAACGACCGCGTCGTCGAGTACGAGCGCGAGGGCGATTCGTGGAACCGGACGTGGGTCGTCCGGGGCGGCCGGCTGAGCGAACCCCGCGACGCCGACCGACTGCCCAACGGCAACACGCTGATCGCCGACCGCCGGGCCCACCGCATCGTCGAGGTGACGCCCGACGGCGAGGTCGTCTGGGAGGTGTACTCGCCGTGGCAGCCCTACGACGTGGAGCGGATCGGCACCGGCGACGAGTCCAGCGGACCGACGATGGCTGACGCCGGCCAGGGCGGCGTCGTCGAGTCGACCGGCGCCGCCGACTTCGACACCGCCGACATCGAGGCCTGTTACGACTACCTCACCGGGTTCGAGAGCACCCGGCTGATCCCCGAGGAGGACCTGGGCGCCGTCGGGGGGTCACCGACTGCGACCGAGGGCGACGGCAGTGACGACACGTCCTCGGGCGCTGACGGGAGCGACGGCGCCGACGGCGACGATACCGACGACGGCGACGGCGGTGACGGCGCCGACACCGAGTCGGGTTCGAACGGCGACAGCGTGCTCGGGACGCCCACGTCGGGTTCGGGCCCGACGCCGCTCGGGGCCGTCCTCGCGGTCGTCGCGGTCGTCGCGGCGGTCGTCGGCGCGGTCGCGCGCCTGCGGCGGGACTGAACTGAACGGGGAACGGGCCCGAACTGAACGGGAGACGGGCGGGGACCCGGGACGCCGGCCGGTCAGTCCTGGGCCATCGGGCCGTCGCGTGCCGGCGATTCACTGCGGACCGCGTCGACGCTGCCGTAGTCGGCCCACACTAACAGCAGGCTGGGGAGGACGAACACGGCGACGACGAACGACAGCGAGAGCGCGACGACGACGAGCGCCCCGAAGCTCGTGATCTGCGGATGGGGGTGGAGCAGCAGTGCGCTGAAGGCGCCGACGGAGGTGAGCGTGCTGCCCAGCAGCGCGCCGCCGGTGCCGGTCACCGCGGTCCGCAGCGCGCCGGTGACCGTCTGCCCGCGCTCCAGTTCCTGGGCGAACCGGTCGCTGACGTGGATATTGTAGTCGATGCCCAGGCCGATGACCAGGCTGAGCAACAGCGAGGTCAACAGCGTCAGCGGGATGGCGAGCAGGTACATCGCGCCGACGACCAGCGCGGTCACGAGGACGATGGGGACGGCCGTGACCACGCCGAGCGTCGCGCTTCCGGTCGCGAACCGGTAGATCAGCGTCAACAGGAGCCCGACGGCCGCCAGCGCGACGACCAGGGTCGTCAGGATGCTGTCCGTGGTCTGGGCGAGTTCGGCCTCGTTGAGCGTCCCGACGCCGACTGCGGTTGCGTCGACACCGTCGGCGCTCACGCTCCCGGCGACGGCTCGCATGGCGTCGGCCTGCCCGGTGATAGTCGCGCTCCCGCCGATCGGGACCACGACGCGCAGCGACCGGTACTCACCGCCTCCTCGCTCGACCACCTGGCTGGCCTGCTCGGGTGCGGCGGCGTAGAGCGCGTCGTAGACCCCCTCGACGTTCCGGTCGGGGACGCCGTCGCCGTCGGTGTCGGCCTCGGCGAGCGCGCTTGCGAACTCGTCGTCTTCGGCGGCGACCGACTGCACGACCGACAGCGGCGAGCGCAGCGGGACCGAGCCCGACCGCTGGAACACCGCCGGCTCCTCGGCCGCGCGGTCGCCGATCGACTCCACGGCGGCGAGCGCGGCCGGTGAAGTCACGTCGCCCTCGAGCAGCACCTGCGAGCGACTGCGCGCGTCCTCGTCGGCGGCGCGGTAGTGCTCGTCGACGTAGTCGGCGAGGCTATCGAACTCGCTCGTCTCCCAGGCCAGGGGCCCGGGGAGGTTCTGCTTCCAGTCGGCGACGTCGTTCTGGTTCTGCTGGACGGATTGGCGGTCGAGATCCGTCCACGCGACGGCGCCGGCCGACCCTGCGACCAGCGCGAGGACGATCACGACGGGCGCGGCGCGCTTCGCGAG
This DNA window, taken from Halosimplex litoreum, encodes the following:
- a CDS encoding ATP-binding cassette domain-containing protein codes for the protein MDGSPLDAPGNEPDDPVLTVERLSVAYGSAEVLDRLDLAVERGERLAVVGEGASGKTTLAQALVDGISAPAQVSGSVSYRPSGGDPVSVFDLADDERERFRREAVTVVTGDGDGFDATSTLRGQFRPVLRATGTDEARAERLLSALGLDPDRVLDARSRELNAATLALAALARAALAAPAVLVVDDCRAAIGHLARGDRLDRFESVAAADTDADGTEGVAPGPLPTIVALGTELPALAALADRLAVLHDGHVVEVGPTERLLDEPSHPHTRRLVEFYGGSP
- a CDS encoding aryl-sulfate sulfotransferase gives rise to the protein MRRTVLSTLLVALLLVVPVAGATGGVAAVGDRSGAGATPGIGIGATGFQGASNPCVGTIERTPDRTTLFSIQGARGGGKTSAMVVGARPNGSIVGVHNDTAAGRWWSYDIDVLDNGNVLQATTDNRDTLIEEIDPETGEHVSERRFENVYDTHDVDLINGDELLMNDMSQDGEDRVLIYNLTREAVTWEYYFANYSEHYPKSGGGEFGEDWTHNNDVEQIRDGVVMVSVRNFDTVVAIDRDTKELVWQLGADDDTSILHEQHNPDFIASEDGSATVIVADSLNDRVVEYEREGDSWNRTWVVRGGRLSEPRDADRLPNGNTLIADRRAHRIVEVTPDGEVVWEVYSPWQPYDVERIGTGDESSGPTMADAGQGGVVESTGAADFDTADIEACYDYLTGFESTRLIPEEDLGAVGGSPTATEGDGSDDTSSGADGSDGADGDDTDDGDGGDGADTESGSNGDSVLGTPTSGSGPTPLGAVLAVVAVVAAVVGAVARLRRD